One genomic window of Branchiostoma lanceolatum isolate klBraLanc5 chromosome 5, klBraLanc5.hap2, whole genome shotgun sequence includes the following:
- the LOC136435569 gene encoding zinc finger protein 135-like, giving the protein MADSDFQHQEQERTGEKPYMCEEVGYRTTNKSNLYQHTTAHTGEKPYKCVFCDYSAAHRSDLSQHIKTHTGEKPFMCGECGFKTARKNTLSQHMKTHTGEKPYKCDQCDYSAAKKSSLDNHRVKHTGEKPYMCGECGYQTANKYSFSQHMRTHAGEKPYKCDLCDYSAVLKSSLDYHRVKHTGEKPYMCGECGYRTAKRSHLSDHMKSHTGEKPFMCRECGYKTARKSALSQHMRNHTGEKPFKCDQCDYSTAQKSNLDNHRANHTGEKPYICGECGYRTAKRSHLSDHMKSHTGEKPFICGECGYRTARSSTLTQHMRIHSGEKPYKCDQCDYSAALKSTLDKHNLQHTGEKPYMCWECGYRTAQSSTLSQHMRTHTGEKPYKCDLCDYSAANKYSLVSHRLNHTGEKPYLCEECGYRTAHRSALSQHRKMHERDNGGEPCDCE; this is encoded by the coding sequence ATGGCTGATTCGGACTTTCAACACCAAGAACAAGAAcgtaccggtgagaaaccctacatgtgtgaggaggttgggtacaggacaactaaCAAGTCTAACTTATACCAACATACGACAGcacatactggagagaaaccctacaagtgtgtcttctgtgactattctgcagctcaTAGGTCtgacttatcccaacatattaaaacacatacaggagaaaagcccttcatgtgcggggagtgtgggTTCAAAACTGCTAGGAAGAATaccttatcccaacatatgaaaactcatactggagagaagccctacaagtgtgaccagtgtgactattctgcagccaaGAAATCCAGTTTGGACAACCATCGagtaaaacacactggtgagaaaccctacatgtgtggagagtgtgggtaccAAACAGCTAACAAGTATTCCTTCTCGCAACATATGAGGACTCacgctggtgagaaaccctacaagtgtgacctgtgtgactattctgcagtcCTGAAATCCAGTTTGGACTACCATCGagtaaaacacactggtgagaaaccatacatgtgtggggagtgtgggtacagaacagCTAAAAGGTCTCACTTATCCGACCATATGAAATctcacactggagaaaaacccttcatgtgtagagagtgtgggtacaaaaCTGCTAGGAAGTCTGctttatcccaacatatgaggaatcatactggagagaaacccttcaagtgtgaccaatgtgactattctacagccCAAAAATCCAATTTGGACAACCATCGAGCCaatcacactggtgagaaaccctacatatgtggggagtgtgggtacaggacagctaaaaGGTCTCACTTATCCGACCATATGAAATcacacacaggagaaaaacccttcatttgtggggagtgtgggtacaggacagctcggAGCTCTACCCTAACCCAGCATATGAGAATTCATTcgggagaaaaaccctacaagtgtgaccagtgtgactattctgcagcactgaAATCTACTTTGGACAAGCATAATCTacaacacactggtgagaaaccctacatgtgttgggaatgtgggtacaggacagcacAATCATCTACcctatcccaacatatgagaactcataccggagagaaaccctacaagtgtgacctgtgtgactattctgctgccaaTAAATACAGTTTGGTCAGCCATCGATTAaatcacaccggtgagaaaccctacctgtgtgaggagtgtgggtacaggacagctcatagGTCTGCCTTATCACAACATAGGAAAATGCATGAGAGAGATAACGGGGGAGAACCATGTGACTGTGAGTGA
- the LOC136435903 gene encoding zinc finger protein 845-like, with the protein MADSNIGCHEQEHISEKPFICGECGYRTAQRSQLSQHLRTHVGEKPYKCDQCDYSASKKSTLKWHVVKHTGEKPFMCGECGYRTAHKSHLSDHMKCHTGEKRFICGECGYRTARKSHLSQHMRTHTGEKPYKCGACEYRTAHRSALSQHMKTHTGEKPYKCDQCDFSAAQKSILDNHRVKHTGEKPYMCGECGYRTARKYSLFVHMKSHTGEKPFMCGECGYRTARKSHLSDHMKSHTGEKPFLCRECGYRTYKKSHLARHTRTHTGESGFRTGQKSNLSQHMRSHTGEKPYKCDLCDYSAAQKYSLDQHRVVKHTGEKPTCVGSAGTGQLIAPYMQTCETLYWRETPQTQNMADSKYGCQEQEHTIKKPYMCGECGYRTANRGHLSQHMITHTGDKPYKCDQCDYSANRKSNLNRHVLKHTGEKPYMCGECGYRAAQKSALSDHMKSHTGEKPYKCDQCDYSAALKSNLGQHRVTHTGEKPFMCGECGYRTARKSDLSDHMKSHTGEEPFVCGKCGYRTTKKFNLAKHVRTHTGEKPYMCGECEYMTAQRSHLSRHMRTHAGEKLYKCDQCDFSAARKSSLNSHRVKHTGEKPYKCGECGYGTTKKYSLFVHIKSHTVEKPFVCEECGYRTTKKSHLA; encoded by the exons ATGGCTGATTCCAACATTGGATGCCATGAACAAGAACACATcagtgagaaacccttcatatgtggggagtgtgggtacaggacagctcagagGTCTCAGTTATCCCAACATTTGAGAACTCATgttggagaaaaaccctacaagtgtgaccagtgtgactattctgccagTAAAAAATCTACCTTGAAGTGGCATGTtgtaaaacacactggtgagaaacccttcatgtgtggggagtgtgggtacaggacagcacATAAGTCTCACTTATCTGACCACATGAAAtgtcacacaggagagaaacgcttcatatgtggggagtgtgggtacagaaccGCTAGgaagtctcacttatcccaacatatgagaactcatacaggagagaaaccctacaagtgcggAGCGTGtgagtacaggacagctcatagGTCCGCCTTATCCCAACACATGAaaactcatactggagaaaaaccctacaagtgtgatcagtgtgacttttcTGCTGCCCAGAAATCCATCTTGGACAACCATCGAGTAaaacacacaggagagaaaccctacatgtgtggggagtgtgggtacaggacagctagaAAGTATTCCTTGTTTGTCCATATGAAGTCTCACACgggagaaaaacccttcatgtgtggggagtgtgggtacaggacagctagaAAGTCGCACTTATCCGACCATATGAAAtctcatacaggagagaaacccttctTGTGtcgggagtgtgggtacagaacttATAAGAAGTCTCACTTGGCTCGACACACTAGAACACATACTGGTGAGAGTGGGTTCAGGACAGGCCAGAAGTCTAATTTATCCCAACACATGAGAAgtcatactggagagaaaccctacaagtgtgacctgtgtgactattctgctgcacagaaatacagTTTGGACCAGCATCGAGTAgtaaaacacaccggtgagaaacctacatgtgtggggagtgcgggtacaggacagctcatagCTCCATATATGCAGACATGTGAGACCTTATATTGGCGAGAAACTCCACAG ACTCAAAATATGGCAGACTCAAAATATGGATGCCAAGAGCAAGAACACACCATtaaaaaaccctacatgtgtggggaatgtgggtacaggacagctaatAGGGGccacttatcccaacatatgataACGCATacaggagacaaaccctacaagtgcgatcagtgtgactattctgccaATAGAAAATCTAACTTGAACCGGCATGTCCTaaaacacacaggtgaaaaaccatacatgtgtggggagtgtgggtacagggcagctcagaAGTCTGCCTTATCCGACCATATGAAatctcacacaggagaaaaaccctacaagtgtgaccagtgtgactattctgcagcactgaAATCAAATTTGGGGCAACATCGAGtaactcacacaggagagaaacccttcatgtgtggggagtgtgggtacaggacagctagaAAGTCTGACTTATCCGACCATATGAAATCTCATACAGGAGAAGAACCCTTCGTGTGTGGGAAGTGTGGGTATAGAACTACTAAGAAGTTTAACTTAGCCAAGCatgtgagaactcatactggagagaaaccctacatgtgtggggagtgtgagtaCATGACAGCTCAGAGGTCTcacttatcccgacatatgagaactcatgcAGGAGAGAAActctacaagtgtgaccagtgtgacttttctgCAGCCCGGAAATCAAGCTTGAACAGCCATCGagtaaaacacactggtgagaaaccatacaagtgtggggagtgtgggtacggGACAACAAAAAAGTATTCCTTGTTTGTCCATATTAAGTCTCACACAGTAGAAAAGCCATTCGTGTGTGAGGAATGTGGGTACAGAACTACTAAGAAGTCTCACCTGGCCTGA
- the LOC136435904 gene encoding gastrula zinc finger protein XlCGF57.1-like, translated as MCGECGFRTAQSSTLSIHMRTHTGEKPYKCDLCDYSAAQKSNLEQHRVNHTGEKPYICGECEYRTAHKSHLSDHMKCHTGEKPYMCGECGYRTAKQSNLSDHMKSHTGEKPFICGECEYRTARKSHLSQHMTTHTGGKPYKCGACEYRAAQRSHLSRHMRTHTGEKPYKCDQCDYSAAQKSRLDHHRVIKHTDEKPTCVGSVGTEQLIAPYMQTSETLYWRETPHV; from the coding sequence atgtgtggagagtgtgggttcaggacagctcagAGCTCTACTTTATccatacatatgagaactcatactggagaaaaaccctacaagtgtgatctgtgtgactattctgcagcccagAAATCAAATTTGGAGCAACATCGAGTAAatcacactggcgagaaaccctacatatgtggggagtgtgagtacaggacagctcataAGTCTCACTTATCCGACCATATGAAAtgtcacacaggagaaaaaccctacatgtgtggggagtgtgggtacaggacagctaaacAGTCTAACTTATCGGACCACATGAAatctcacacaggagagaaacccttcatcTGTGGGGAATGTGAGTATAGAACTGCTAGgaagtctcacttatcccaGCATATGACAACTCATACTGGAGggaaaccctacaagtgcggAGCGTGTGAGTACAGGGCAGCTCAGAGGTCTcacttatcccgacatatgagaactcatactggagagaaaccctacaagtgtgaccagtgtgactattctgctgcccaGAAATCCCGGTTGGATCACCATCGAGTAATAAAACATACCGATGAGAAACCTACATGTGTGGgtagtgtgggtacagaacagCTCATAGCTCCATATATGCAGACATCTGAGACCTTATACTGGCGAGAAACTCCACATGTGTGA
- the LOC136435561 gene encoding zinc finger protein 135-like, giving the protein MADSKYGFQEQEHTGEKPFICEECGYRTANRGHLSQHMRTHTGHKPYKCDQCDYSASNKYNLNRHVLKHTGEKPYMCGECGYRAAHKSTLSDHMKCHTGEKPFMCGECGYRTARKSDLSDHMKSHTGEKLFLCGKCGYRTAKKSHLDRHTRTHTGDKPYRCEECGFRTAQKSSLSKHMRTHTGEKPYKCDQCDYSSAQKSNLEQHRVNHTGEKPYMCGECGYRTAKRSALSKHMRTHTGEKPYKCDQCDYSAAQKSQLDHHRVVKHTGEKPTSVGTGQLIAPYMQTSETLYWRETPHV; this is encoded by the coding sequence ATGGCAGACTCCAAATATGGATTCCAAGAGCAAGaacacacaggagagaaacctttcatctgtgaggagtgtgggtacaggacagctaatAGGGGccacttatcccaacatatgagaactcatacaggacacaaaccctacaagtgtgatcagtgtgactattcaGCAAGTAACAAATATAACTTGAACCGGCATGTCCTaaaacacacaggtgaaaaaccatacatgtgtggggagtgtgggtacagggcagctcatAAGTCTACCTTATCCGACCATATGAAAtgtcacacaggagagaaacccttcatgtgtggggagtgtgggtacaggacagctagaAAGTCTGACTTATCCGACCATATGAAatctcatacaggagaaaaactcTTCTTGTGTGGaaagtgtgggtacagaactgCTAAGAAGTCTCACTTGGATCGACACACTAGAACACAtactggtgacaaaccctacaggtgtgaggagtgtgggttcaggacagctcagAAGTCTTctttatccaaacatatgagaactcatacaggagaaaaaccctacaagtgtgaccagtgtgactattcttctGCCCAGAAATCAAATTTGGAGCAACATCGAGTAaatcacactggtgagaaaccttacatgtgtggggagtgtgggtacaggacagctaaaaGGTCCGccttatcaaaacatatgagaacgcatactggagagaaaccctacaagtgtgatcagtgtgactattctgcagcccagAAATCCCAGTTGGATCACCATCGAGTAgtaaaacacaccggtgagaaacctacaagtgtgggtacaggacagctcatagCTCCATATATGCAGACATCTGAGACCTTATATTGGCGAGAAACTCCAcatgtgtga
- the LOC136435560 gene encoding zinc finger protein 436-like → MCEECGYRTARESHLSIHMKSHTGEKPFMCEECGYRAAKKSHLSRHMRTHTGEKPYKCDQCDYSAVEKASLDNHRVKHTGEKPYMCGECGYRTARRSHLSDHMKSHTGEKPFVCEECGYRTAKMSHLSQHMRIHTGEKPYKCGSCDYRTAHRSALTQHMKTHTGAKSYNCDQCDYSASEK, encoded by the coding sequence atgtgtgaggagtgtgggtacaggacagctcgtGAGTCTCACTTATCCATACACATGAAatctcacacaggagaaaaacccttcatgtgtgaggagtgcgggtataGAGCTGCCAAGAAGTCTCACTTATCCaggcatatgagaactcatactggagagaaaccctacaagtgtgaccagtgtgactattctgcagtcGAAAAAGCCAGTTTGGACAACCATCGagtaaaacacactggtgagaaaccctacatgtgtggggagtgtgggtacaggacagctcgaAGGTCTCACTTATCCGACCATATGAAatctcacacaggagaaaaaccctttgtgtgtgaggagtgtggctaCAGAACCGCTAAGATGTCTCACTTATCCCAGCATATGAGAattcatactggagagaaaccctacaagtgcggATCGTGTGATTACAGGACAGCTCATAGgtccgccttaacccaacacaTGAAAACTCATACTGGAGCAAAATCCTACAactgtgaccagtgtgactattctgcttccGAGAAATAA
- the LOC136435562 gene encoding histone-lysine N-methyltransferase PRDM9-like, whose product MTDSKYGCQEQEHTEEKPFMCEECGYRTANRGHLSQHMRTHTGDKPYKCDQCDYSASNKYNLNRHVLKHTGEKPYMCGECGYRAAHKSTLSDHMKCHTGEKPFMCEECGYRTARKSNLSDHMKSHTGEKPFMCGKCGYRTAKKSHLAQHVRTHTGEKPYMCGECWYRTAKKSTLSKHMRTHTGEKPYKCDLCDYSATQKSNLDNHRVKHTGEKPYMCGECGYRAARKNTLSQHMRTHTGEKPYKCDLCDYSAALKSTLDNHRVKHTSEKPYMCGECGYTATKKSNLAQHIRTQHPNT is encoded by the coding sequence ATGACAGACTCCAAATATGGATGCCAAGAGCAAGAACACACCGAAGAGAAACCTttcatgtgtgaggagtgtgggtacaggacagctaatAGGGGccacttatcccaacatatgagaactcatacaggagacaaaccctacaagtgtgatcagtgtgactattcaGCAAGTAACAAATATAACTTGAACCGGCATGTCCTaaaacacacaggtgaaaaaccatacatgtgtggggagtgtgggtacagggcagctcatAAGTCTACCTTATCCGACCATATGAAAtgtcacacaggagagaaacccttcatgtgtgaggagtgtgggtatAGGACAGCTAGAAAGTCAAACTTATCCGACCACATGAAatctcacacaggagagaaacccttcatgtgtgggaaGTGTGGGTATCGAACTGCCAAGAAATCTCACTTAGCCCAGCatgtgagaactcatactggagagaaaccctacatgtgtggggagtgttgGTACAGAACTGCTAAGAAGTCTAccttatccaaacatatgagaactcatactggagagaaaccctataagtgtgacctgtgtgactattctgcaaccCAGAAATCCAACTTGGACAACCATCGagtaaaacacactggtgagaaaccctacatgtgtggggagtgtgggtacagggcagctcgGAAGAATACcctatcccaacatatgagaactcatactggagaaaaaccctacaagtgtgacctgtgtgactattctgcagcactgaAATCCACTTTAGACAACCATCGAGTaaaacacactagtgagaaaccctacatgtgtggggagtgtgggtacacaGCTACTAAGAAGTCTAACTTGGCCCAACACATCAGAACACAACATCCCAACACATGA